A genomic segment from Amycolatopsis camponoti encodes:
- a CDS encoding transporter substrate-binding domain-containing protein — protein sequence MRLPLRRRSRRTILAAAAAVGLAAGGCTVGAGSPPLATGTNLAVVQSLHDALPQAIKDAGVIRFAGDSHPPYRTVAPDGSVTGIDADFQAAIGQVLGVRTRTTVVAGLPAALQGMLGNRYDAFNGPVKATAEREKQFDTITWMTTRTAYVFPTGSTAGIARVEDLCGKRVAVVTASVVEDQLNKLSRFCTESKRPATRTVGLDDTDATLLATRSGRADAAGMTEAAAIDVTQRQGGNKYVTQTEAQGATKDDLALYVPKSSKLGPVLQKVFEELFQDGTYVGIMSRWGLNQVSVPKPVLNAASQG from the coding sequence GTGAGACTCCCTCTTCGCCGACGAAGCCGAAGAACGATCCTCGCGGCCGCCGCCGCCGTCGGCCTGGCGGCCGGCGGGTGCACGGTGGGAGCCGGCTCGCCGCCGCTGGCGACCGGGACGAACCTCGCCGTGGTGCAGTCCTTGCACGACGCGCTGCCGCAGGCGATCAAGGACGCCGGGGTGATCCGGTTCGCCGGCGACTCCCACCCGCCCTACCGCACGGTCGCCCCGGACGGGTCGGTCACCGGGATCGACGCCGACTTCCAGGCCGCGATCGGCCAGGTGCTCGGGGTGCGGACGCGGACCACCGTCGTCGCCGGGCTCCCGGCCGCGCTCCAGGGCATGCTGGGCAACCGGTACGACGCGTTCAACGGCCCGGTCAAGGCCACCGCCGAGCGCGAGAAGCAGTTCGACACGATCACCTGGATGACCACCCGCACCGCCTACGTGTTCCCGACCGGCTCGACGGCCGGGATCGCCCGGGTCGAAGACCTCTGCGGCAAGCGCGTCGCCGTGGTGACCGCCAGCGTCGTGGAAGACCAGCTGAACAAGCTGTCCCGGTTCTGCACGGAAAGCAAGCGCCCGGCCACGCGGACGGTCGGGCTCGACGACACCGACGCCACGCTGCTGGCCACCCGCTCGGGCCGCGCGGACGCCGCCGGCATGACCGAGGCCGCCGCGATCGACGTCACGCAGCGGCAAGGGGGGAACAAGTACGTCACCCAGACCGAAGCGCAGGGAGCGACCAAGGACGACCTGGCGTTGTACGTCCCCAAGTCCTCGAAGCTGGGGCCGGTCCTGCAGAAGGTGTTCGAAGAGCTTTTCCAGGACGGTACCTACGTCGGAATCATGTCCCGCTGGGGACTCAACCAGGTCTCGGTCCCGAAGCCGGTCCTCAACGCGGCCTCGCAGGGATGA
- a CDS encoding 2-hydroxyacyl-CoA dehydratase family protein, translating into MGYVGADVPVELITAAGLLPLRLTGKPGQDRAPGDRYLGRGVDPVARSILTRILAEDYGPLEAIVVSRDCEASLRLFYALRELHRVEPERRLPPVRLVDVLHLPHHTTTRYVHAKIAQLREWLGQWRPIGDDDLAAAITAHDTLRRSLGQAAALRRANRLSGSRFLALVAATTAVPVTEAIALVDRVLADPRETEGVRLFLTGSSHDSPEVYETLERTGFLVVGEDHDWGELLFARTCAAPTELALAERYQHSGPAAPRASIRQRAAHTAAAARACGAEVLFSYARVHDDAPPWDFPEQRAATGLRAVLAERQPYGELTPEALAALVPAGAAA; encoded by the coding sequence GTGGGGTACGTCGGCGCGGACGTCCCGGTCGAGCTGATCACCGCGGCCGGGCTGCTCCCGCTGCGGCTGACCGGAAAGCCCGGCCAGGACCGTGCGCCCGGCGACCGGTACCTGGGCCGGGGCGTGGACCCGGTGGCCCGGTCGATCCTGACGCGGATCCTCGCCGAGGACTACGGTCCGCTCGAAGCCATCGTGGTGTCCCGCGACTGCGAAGCCTCGCTGCGGTTGTTCTACGCCTTGCGCGAGCTGCACCGGGTCGAGCCGGAGCGGCGGTTGCCGCCGGTGCGCCTGGTGGACGTCCTGCACCTGCCGCACCACACGACCACCCGGTACGTCCACGCGAAGATCGCGCAGCTGCGCGAGTGGCTGGGGCAGTGGCGGCCGATCGGCGACGACGACCTCGCCGCGGCCATCACCGCCCACGACACCCTCAGGCGGTCGCTCGGGCAGGCCGCCGCCTTGCGCCGCGCGAACCGGCTGAGCGGCAGCCGCTTCCTCGCACTCGTCGCCGCGACCACCGCGGTGCCGGTCACGGAGGCCATCGCGCTCGTCGATCGGGTGCTCGCCGACCCGCGCGAGACCGAAGGGGTGCGGCTGTTCCTCACCGGGAGCTCGCACGACTCCCCGGAGGTGTACGAAACGCTGGAGCGCACCGGTTTCCTCGTCGTGGGGGAGGACCACGACTGGGGGGAGCTGCTGTTCGCCCGCACCTGCGCGGCGCCCACGGAACTCGCGCTCGCCGAGCGCTACCAGCACAGCGGCCCCGCCGCCCCCCGCGCGTCCATCCGGCAGCGCGCCGCGCACACGGCCGCGGCCGCTCGCGCTTGCGGTGCCGAGGTCTTGTTCTCCTACGCGCGCGTCCACGACGACGCGCCGCCGTGGGACTTCCCGGAGCAGCGGGCCGCGACCGGGCTGCGCGCGGTCCTGGCCGAGCGGCAGCCCTACGGCGAGCTGACTCCCGAGGCGCTGGCGGCCCTGGTCCCGGCGGGAGCGGCGGCATGA
- a CDS encoding 2-hydroxyacyl-CoA dehydratase family protein, whose amino-acid sequence MTARLASATTATAYQREWFARVRAADGPVALVNADAPQEIFRAMDIPYVVNQWWASIVAAKRQTQRYLGLLRERGYPDYVEQYSATSLASAFEDDPGQAPWGGLPKPSIVLGETTGDASRKIFDVWDAQPGVTYYPLESAAENEVPERWWELMPHRWEEAIGSDRLDLLTGELTGLIRFLEQTTGRVFSETRFREVLDLVNEQQEWNRRTRDLIAAARPCPIAVTDGIPSVMVPQWHRGTEWARDAARAFHDEVRERIDTGVAVCPDERLRLMWIGRGLWFDLEFYQRFQRSHGAVFVWSMYLAIAADGYLRYGDDPLRALAARFAAFGDQLYTPPWSAEWYVKEARHHGVDGVVHLVSDDARGSYFTTRALRAAGVPVLELHADNVDARTGGDLDARMTAWLDALL is encoded by the coding sequence ATGACCGCCCGGCTGGCGTCGGCGACCACCGCGACCGCCTACCAGCGCGAGTGGTTCGCCCGGGTCCGCGCCGCCGATGGCCCCGTGGCGCTGGTCAACGCGGACGCGCCCCAGGAGATCTTCCGCGCCATGGACATCCCGTACGTGGTCAACCAGTGGTGGGCCTCGATCGTCGCGGCGAAACGCCAGACCCAGCGCTACCTCGGACTGCTGCGCGAACGCGGTTACCCCGACTACGTCGAGCAGTACAGCGCGACGTCGCTCGCGTCGGCGTTCGAGGACGATCCCGGCCAGGCGCCGTGGGGTGGGCTGCCGAAGCCGTCGATCGTGCTGGGGGAGACCACCGGCGACGCGTCCCGGAAGATCTTCGACGTCTGGGACGCCCAGCCCGGCGTCACCTACTACCCGCTCGAGAGCGCGGCGGAGAACGAGGTCCCGGAGCGGTGGTGGGAGCTGATGCCGCACCGCTGGGAGGAGGCGATCGGCAGCGACCGCCTCGACCTGCTGACCGGCGAGCTGACCGGGCTGATCCGGTTCCTGGAGCAGACGACCGGCCGGGTGTTCTCCGAGACCCGGTTCCGGGAGGTCCTGGACCTGGTCAACGAGCAGCAGGAGTGGAACCGCCGCACCCGTGACCTCATCGCCGCCGCCCGGCCGTGCCCGATCGCCGTCACCGACGGCATCCCGAGCGTCATGGTGCCCCAGTGGCATCGCGGGACCGAATGGGCGCGCGACGCCGCGCGCGCGTTCCACGACGAGGTGCGCGAGCGGATCGACACGGGCGTCGCGGTGTGCCCGGACGAGCGGCTGCGGCTGATGTGGATCGGCCGCGGGCTGTGGTTCGACCTCGAGTTCTACCAGCGGTTCCAGCGGTCGCACGGCGCGGTCTTCGTGTGGTCGATGTACCTGGCCATCGCGGCCGACGGCTACCTGCGCTACGGCGACGACCCGCTGCGCGCCCTCGCCGCCCGCTTCGCCGCCTTCGGCGACCAGCTCTACACACCGCCGTGGTCGGCGGAGTGGTACGTGAAGGAGGCCCGGCACCACGGGGTGGACGGGGTGGTGCACCTGGTCTCCGACGACGCCCGCGGCAGCTATTTCACCACCCGGGCCCTGCGCGCGGCGGGCGTCCCGGTGCTCGAACTGCACGCGGACAACGTCGACGCCCGCACGGGCGGCGACCTCGACGCACGCATGACCGCTTGGCTCGACGCATTGCTTTGA
- a CDS encoding CaiB/BaiF CoA transferase family protein, with the protein MTDQPLAGRTVVDLTTALAGPYATLLLAGLGATVIKVENPATGGDSSRNNAPYVGRDGLNLARRYDDDLSVSMLLRGRNKLSVTLDLKNPRSRAVFTDLVRDADILVENYSPGVTDRLGISYERVREINPRLVYTSISGFGAQGGPGSGKAMDSIIQALSGVMMTAGEPDEGPVRFGLPIGDLLAPLFAVVGTVSALLQAEHTGEGQHVDVSMLGALTSLVACEPFDAFEAVGLPQRTGSMVPRLAPFGILPALDGYLALCAPTDAFAHGVLRAIGRPDLADDDRYRTRDQRVRAADELHELIREWCRVRPLAEILAAFTAEGVPAAEVREPREAVRDPLVLAREEVVPLTHPRHGAVADLAGTGVPIRFSGARVALDRPAPGLGEHNEHVYRELLGYTEQQVADLVAEAVI; encoded by the coding sequence ATGACCGACCAGCCACTGGCCGGCCGCACCGTCGTCGACCTGACCACCGCGCTCGCCGGACCGTACGCGACGCTGCTGCTCGCCGGGCTCGGCGCCACGGTGATCAAGGTCGAAAACCCGGCCACGGGCGGGGATTCCTCCCGCAACAACGCGCCCTACGTCGGTCGCGACGGGCTCAACCTGGCGCGGCGGTACGACGACGACCTGTCGGTGTCGATGCTGCTGCGCGGCCGCAACAAGCTCAGCGTCACGCTCGACCTGAAGAACCCCCGGTCCCGCGCGGTGTTCACCGACCTCGTCCGCGACGCCGACATCCTGGTCGAGAACTACAGCCCGGGCGTCACCGACCGGCTCGGCATCTCCTACGAGCGGGTCCGGGAGATCAACCCCCGGCTCGTCTACACCTCGATCAGCGGGTTCGGCGCGCAGGGCGGCCCGGGCTCCGGCAAGGCGATGGACTCGATCATCCAGGCGCTGAGCGGCGTCATGATGACCGCCGGCGAGCCCGACGAGGGCCCGGTCCGCTTCGGCCTGCCGATCGGCGACCTGCTGGCGCCGCTGTTCGCGGTGGTCGGCACCGTTTCCGCGCTGCTGCAAGCCGAACACACCGGCGAGGGCCAGCACGTCGACGTGTCGATGCTCGGCGCGCTGACCTCGCTGGTCGCGTGCGAGCCGTTCGACGCCTTCGAGGCGGTCGGCCTGCCGCAGCGCACCGGGTCGATGGTGCCGCGGCTGGCGCCGTTCGGCATCCTGCCCGCTCTGGACGGCTACCTCGCCCTCTGCGCGCCGACGGACGCGTTCGCCCACGGGGTGCTCCGCGCGATCGGGCGGCCGGACCTGGCCGACGACGACCGCTACCGGACGCGGGACCAGCGCGTCCGCGCCGCCGACGAGTTGCACGAGCTCATCCGCGAGTGGTGCCGGGTGCGGCCGCTGGCCGAGATCCTCGCCGCGTTCACCGCCGAAGGCGTGCCCGCGGCCGAGGTGCGCGAGCCGCGGGAAGCGGTCCGGGATCCGCTGGTCCTGGCCCGCGAGGAGGTCGTGCCGCTGACGCACCCGCGGCACGGCGCGGTGGCCGACCTGGCGGGTACCGGGGTGCCGATCCGGTTCTCCGGCGCCCGCGTCGCCCTCGACCGGCCCGCACCCGGGCTGGGCGAGCACAACGAGCACGTCTACCGCGAGCTGCTCGGCTACACCGAACAGCAGGTCGCGGATCTGGTCGCGGAGGCCGTGATTTGA